The following are encoded together in the Choloepus didactylus isolate mChoDid1 chromosome 7, mChoDid1.pri, whole genome shotgun sequence genome:
- the TAF8 gene encoding transcription initiation factor TFIID subunit 8 isoform X2, whose translation MADTAATSGAGGSGTRSGSKQSTNPADNYHLARRRTLQVVVSSLLTEAGFESAEKASVETLTEMLQSYISEIGRSAKSYCEHTARTQPTLSDIVITLVEMGFNVDTLPAYAKRSQRMVITAPPVTNQPVTPKALTAGQNRPHPPHIPSHFPEFPDPHTYIKTPTYREPVLDYQVLREKAASQRRDVERALTRFMAKTGETQSLFKDDVSTFPLIAARPFTIPYLTALLPSELEMQQMEETDSSEQDEQTDTENLPLHISTDDSGAEKENTSVLQQNSSLSGNRNGEENIIDNPYLRPVKKPKIRRKK comes from the exons ATGGCCGACACGGCGGCTACATCCGGGGCCGGCGGCTCCGGAACG AGATCAGGAAGTAAACAGTCCACTAACCCTGCTGATAACTACCATCTGGCTCGGAGACGAACCCTGCAAGTGGTTGTGAGCTCCTTACTGACAGAGGCAGGATTCGAAAGTGCTGAGAAAGCATCCGTGGAAACATTGACAGAGATGCTGCAGAGCT ACATTTCAGAAATTGGGAGGAGCGCCAAGTCTTACTGTGAGCACACTGCCAGGACTCAGCCCACGCTGTCGGATATCGTGATTACACTTGTTGAGATGG GTTTCAATGTGGACACCCTCCCTGCTTATGCCAAACGGTCTCAGAGGATGGTCATCACTGCCC CTCCAGTGACCAATCAGCCTGTGACTCCTAAGGCTCTCACTGCAGGGCAGAACCGACCCCACCCGCCACACATCCCCAGCCACTTTCCTGAGTTCCCTGATCCCCACACCTACATCAAAACACCG ACATACCGCGAGCCCGTGTTGGACTACCAGGTCCTGCGGGAGAAGGCTGCATCCCAGAGGCGCGACGTGGAGCGGGCACTCACCCGCTTTATGGCCAAGACCGGCGAGACCCAGAGTCTTTTCAAAGATGATGTCAGCACATTTCCAT TGATTGCTGCCAGGCCTTTTACCATCCCCTACCTGACAGCTCTTCTTCCCTCTGAGCTGGAGATGCAACAAATGGAAGAGACGGATTCTTCAGAGCAGGATGAGCAGACAGACACAGAAAACCTCCCTCTTCATATTAGCACG GACGATTCTGGAGCAGAGAAGGAGAACACCTCAGTCCTGCAACAGAACTCCTCCTTGTCGGGAAACCGGAATGGGGAGGAGAACATTATTGATAACCCCTATCTGCGACCTGTGAAGAAACCCAAGATCCGCAGGAAGAAGTGA
- the TAF8 gene encoding transcription initiation factor TFIID subunit 8 isoform X1, producing the protein MADTAATSGAGGSGTRSGSKQSTNPADNYHLARRRTLQVVVSSLLTEAGFESAEKASVETLTEMLQSYISEIGRSAKSYCEHTARTQPTLSDIVITLVEMGFNVDTLPAYAKRSQRMVITAPPVTNQPVTPKALTAGQNRPHPPHIPSHFPEFPDPHTYIKTPTYREPVLDYQVLREKAASQRRDVERALTRFMAKTGETQSLFKDDVSTFPLIAARPFTIPYLTALLPSELEMQQMEETDSSEQDEQTDTENLPLHISTDDSGAEKENTSVLQQNSSLSGNRNGEENIIDNPYLRPVKKPKIRRKKT; encoded by the exons ATGGCCGACACGGCGGCTACATCCGGGGCCGGCGGCTCCGGAACG AGATCAGGAAGTAAACAGTCCACTAACCCTGCTGATAACTACCATCTGGCTCGGAGACGAACCCTGCAAGTGGTTGTGAGCTCCTTACTGACAGAGGCAGGATTCGAAAGTGCTGAGAAAGCATCCGTGGAAACATTGACAGAGATGCTGCAGAGCT ACATTTCAGAAATTGGGAGGAGCGCCAAGTCTTACTGTGAGCACACTGCCAGGACTCAGCCCACGCTGTCGGATATCGTGATTACACTTGTTGAGATGG GTTTCAATGTGGACACCCTCCCTGCTTATGCCAAACGGTCTCAGAGGATGGTCATCACTGCCC CTCCAGTGACCAATCAGCCTGTGACTCCTAAGGCTCTCACTGCAGGGCAGAACCGACCCCACCCGCCACACATCCCCAGCCACTTTCCTGAGTTCCCTGATCCCCACACCTACATCAAAACACCG ACATACCGCGAGCCCGTGTTGGACTACCAGGTCCTGCGGGAGAAGGCTGCATCCCAGAGGCGCGACGTGGAGCGGGCACTCACCCGCTTTATGGCCAAGACCGGCGAGACCCAGAGTCTTTTCAAAGATGATGTCAGCACATTTCCAT TGATTGCTGCCAGGCCTTTTACCATCCCCTACCTGACAGCTCTTCTTCCCTCTGAGCTGGAGATGCAACAAATGGAAGAGACGGATTCTTCAGAGCAGGATGAGCAGACAGACACAGAAAACCTCCCTCTTCATATTAGCACG GACGATTCTGGAGCAGAGAAGGAGAACACCTCAGTCCTGCAACAGAACTCCTCCTTGTCGGGAAACCGGAATGGGGAGGAGAACATTATTGATAACCCCTATCTGCGACCTGTGAAGAAACCCAAGATCCGCAGGAAGAA gACTTGA
- the TAF8 gene encoding transcription initiation factor TFIID subunit 8 isoform X3, whose amino-acid sequence MADTAATSGAGGSGTRSGSKQSTNPADNYHLARRRTLQVVVSSLLTEAGFESAEKASVETLTEMLQSYISEIGRSAKSYCEHTARTQPTLSDIVITLVEMGFNVDTLPAYAKRSQRMVITAPPVTNQPVTPKALTAGQNRPHPPHIPSHFPEFPDPHTYIKTPTYREPVLDYQVLREKAASQRRDVERALTRFMAKTGETQSLFKDDVSTFPLIAARPFTIPYLTALLPSELEMQQMEETDSSEQDEQTDTENLPLHISTAHPETSFNPLGAN is encoded by the exons ATGGCCGACACGGCGGCTACATCCGGGGCCGGCGGCTCCGGAACG AGATCAGGAAGTAAACAGTCCACTAACCCTGCTGATAACTACCATCTGGCTCGGAGACGAACCCTGCAAGTGGTTGTGAGCTCCTTACTGACAGAGGCAGGATTCGAAAGTGCTGAGAAAGCATCCGTGGAAACATTGACAGAGATGCTGCAGAGCT ACATTTCAGAAATTGGGAGGAGCGCCAAGTCTTACTGTGAGCACACTGCCAGGACTCAGCCCACGCTGTCGGATATCGTGATTACACTTGTTGAGATGG GTTTCAATGTGGACACCCTCCCTGCTTATGCCAAACGGTCTCAGAGGATGGTCATCACTGCCC CTCCAGTGACCAATCAGCCTGTGACTCCTAAGGCTCTCACTGCAGGGCAGAACCGACCCCACCCGCCACACATCCCCAGCCACTTTCCTGAGTTCCCTGATCCCCACACCTACATCAAAACACCG ACATACCGCGAGCCCGTGTTGGACTACCAGGTCCTGCGGGAGAAGGCTGCATCCCAGAGGCGCGACGTGGAGCGGGCACTCACCCGCTTTATGGCCAAGACCGGCGAGACCCAGAGTCTTTTCAAAGATGATGTCAGCACATTTCCAT TGATTGCTGCCAGGCCTTTTACCATCCCCTACCTGACAGCTCTTCTTCCCTCTGAGCTGGAGATGCAACAAATGGAAGAGACGGATTCTTCAGAGCAGGATGAGCAGACAGACACAGAAAACCTCCCTCTTCATATTAGCACG GCTCATCCTGAAACAAGTTTTAATCCTCTGGGTGCCAACTGA